From the genome of Anopheles funestus chromosome 2RL, idAnoFuneDA-416_04, whole genome shotgun sequence:
ATATAAAATACACAATCCCTCCTCTTTTTATAGCCGATTATTATCTTTCCCCCATGCAGGGGCACGTCATATACGTTTGTTTTGTAGTAGTGtccaaacatttgtttattttcaaactttaGCTCGATTGTTGTACTCGTTATTCAATTAGTATTTAGTGTCTAGCGTGATGTAAGCTCAACATGGATCGAAATTTGATTTGCTGAGACCTTCTGAAGCTCTTACACTAGTTTTACTAACATTTCTTGTTCTCTTCTTGTTCCATCCACAGTCCTATGCGGTAACCGAGTGAGCCAAATGACCCGCGCGTACGATGACATAGATGCTGTAACGCGCCTGctggaagaaaaggaaaaggaccTCGAGCTAACCGTACAGATCGGTAAGGAGTTACTAGCACAGAATACGCACCTCGAGAACCGGGTCGCCGAGCTGGAGCAGGAGCTAAAAACTACCAACGAAAACCGGGCGCAGCTCTCGCACGAGCTGCATCAGAAGATCGAACTGATCGGAATACTGACGAACGATGCCGACGATACCAGTGAGAATGGTAAGCAGTTAGGAACGGTTAATTGAAATTAGATCCGTTaagtaatattttatgtaaatgaaattgtaaatgtaattttcaCTCTCCAAAAGTTTGCCCAAAAATTGAGCATTCCCTTTTAACATCCAGTAATTCTAAGggtaaaaggaaaaatcgcCATGAACCTGATACTCGTCTGCACACAACATCACGAGACCTGTTCCGACTGCATTTAGCGATGAAGTGTTTGAACTCTTTGCCCTTTTTGACAGAAGAATGGATTTCTAAATTAATAGTTTCGACGCCACTTTCACTCATGTGCTTGTCGTCGGAAAATCTACGATCGAGACAGTGTCTGTTGGTAGCACAACAATGCAACGGCTGTTGTCCTATACTTGCGTCACACAATCTTACTAGCTGATGCAATGATTTACGGTATTAAGTATCAAAATCACAGAAAATAATCTTCAGTTCTTCTCCATGTTGAAGAAGGTTTTGATTGGTGTAAGAAGCTTCACGCTCGAACGTGTGATCAGCCGACGTGAGTGAAAGCTATTGCAACGGTCGATTAAATATCGCCAGAGTGAACATAAACTTCCGACGACAAAATTGCATTGCGAATATACGAAACTCTAAGCAATAAAAGCGTGTTGGGTGTTCTTTTAATCTCTGTGTGTAATAAAACACTCGCCTTAAGTCGTGAGCTTAACAAAACTAATAGCATTGCATCATATGTTCGAGTGAAGCATGATCAACCTGCAAGATGACGTACAACACCGAAGCGAGATAAAACAGCAAAGAACTTGACATCTACAAACGCTCCTGTCTTATCGCTTCGTGCGagacaaatgaaaaattaaatcttctTACCCAAGTGCTCAGGTTACGAGCATTTTAATTAgaggaatgaaacaaaatcaacacgACGGTGTATGTTATCGCTACAGTAATCACTTTAGTGTCTTATCAAGAGGGAAGAGTTCCTTtggatgcttttttgttgcagtGCAACGACGTCGTTGCGGCGCAATAGGGTCATTTGCACGTACACACGGCGCTAGTACGGGAGACATTTGCATGCGAATGTATCAAGACAAGGTGCAGTGTTGTGCATATACTCAGTGGCAAGTGTTCTAATTTTAAATTCCACACGTAAACGGTAATATTTTCATGGAGCCCCACCTCgtgtttgttatttctttcTCCTGCTACCATCAGCGTACCAACAAAACATTCTCCCTTGGGTAATGGTATTATATCGAGCTAAAAATCGATGAAATATGTTTAGTGTACCTTTTCCGAATGTGGTTCGCTTATTTGGTAATAGCTTAGTCGCGTGTGGTTTGCTGTTTGGTTGTGTTGTAATCGTCCTTCTGAGTCCTCCGAATGTGCAAAACAAGcaagaaataaatagaaatcatccaacaacaaaaaaacgatcggAAAATCAATAGAAACAATAAAAGCTGTAGTCTATTTTCTTCCCCTGTTATGAAATCCATTCTCCATCGCGTGTGCCATATGGATCCAGCCGTCCAGTCGGAAAGGTGCTCTTGTTCACAGTTGAAAACGCTTTACTTGGATGGTGGGTGTGTGCGTCTGTTCAACGCTTTTGTGCCGCATCTCCCCAAAGATGTGATGGGTTCTGGATTGATAATTGACCCTCGTCCATATACTCACGCTTGTTGCTGATGTGTTTTTCTAAAGTGAAAAGGGCAAGCAAGTGAAGACAACAAATCGTTGCGAATCTTTACGGTCAAGCCTACCAGGGGCTTGTCTCTATATGAGCATAGAAGCAGCCGTACTAGTGTTTTCTGCATTGTGAAAACAAAGCGATAAGCATACCAAACGCCTATCGATGGCGTTGGTCCGTTCAGTAATGGTGCCGTGTTACCAGCGTCCTAGTACTAACAGCTTatcagcagtagcagcagcagcagcaaccacgACGCAGTGCTTTTGTATACGATTATTCTGTATGGCTCAATTTCGCTCACATTCTTCTCCATcgaggggagagagagagagaccttGGTGCCTCGTTCTAATTTGCCCACACGTATGTTCTTTTCTTTAAGCAGTCACACCGACGGCATCGAAGTCGATCAACTTGGAGCTGCTGCAGCGGAAGGTTAAACAGTTGGAAGACGAAAACAAATCCCTACGCACGGAAACCGCCCAGCTAGTGAAGGAAACGGACGAGTGCGAGGAGCAGGAACGCAGGCTGATGGCGGATATCGCGAACCAGCTGACAACGGCCAATAGCGAGTTTGACGGTTTAAGTAAGTATCTATCACGAGATCATCACAGTCGCGTAGCCACTAACGATACGGTTTGGTACAACATTTGCAGATTTGGAACTCGAACGACTGAAGGAGGAGAACCGGCTGCAGCATGAACAGATCATCAGCCTTACAGGCCGGCTCGCGGAAGCCGAGATACGACTGCATCAGCTGACATCCGAGAACGAGGAGGCGTCCTCGCTGCTAAGCATCACCAAAGAAAACCAGAACCTGCTTGCCGGCGAGCTGGCGGAATTCAAGTTACGCTACCAGGAAGTGTTAAATCTGTTGCAAGAAACGCAGGAACAGCTACGCCGTCAGCGTAAACGTTCGCAACCGCTCGCACGCAGTTCACTTATACCGGGCATTACGGGAATGCCTGCCGCACCGGATTCGCTACAATCGGAACTGATGGAAACGTCCCTATACTCGGAGCACAGTCTCGATTCGGGTATTGATTCGGTGCGTGGCGTTGGTCTCGGTGGTGGTTCGATGATGGGTGGCCTAATGTCTGGTTCGGGCGCACAGCAACAACTGCCCGGCTACCGGAAGGTGTTCGAAACGGTGCGCTCCGCTAGTCGTGCGAATCCGAACGGATTTAGTGATAGTTTCTCACAACTCGGTTCGATGACGATGAGTTCCTCCTCGCAGCCACGCATGGCACCGTACGTGTATCCCGGACTGGGTGGTGCTACCGGCCACGCTAGTGGCAATGCCGGAATTACAACAATGACACACTCGTACAAGAGCGGTTCTTCCGTGTACAGCACAATGTACGGTGGTGGCAGCTCACTCGGTGGGCGGTCTTATTCGCGCGAGAGTCTAACGGCCGATTCCGAAGATGGTTATCCGGGTCCGGCACAAACCGGCATCCCCGGTGCGCCGGGTGCGAAGGATCTGGAGGCGGCACTGAAACGTCTTACCCCAGCGGAAGTGCTCGCAAGGCGCGCGATGTTGCAACACGCACCGCTCGGCACGTACAGCTACGACGAGCAACCGACGGGCATTCCGCTTGGATGCCGCACACCGGACAGTATTATGTCGACCGGCTCGTCCGGGCTTTCGGGGCTTTCGTCGTCGGCAACGGGTAGCGGTAATGGGCAGTGGCGTCTTCCAGAGAAGCTACAGATTGTGAAACCGATCGAAGGTTCGCAAACGCTTCATCACTGGTCGCGGTTGGCGACACCAACGCTGAGCGGCCTGCTCGAGGAGCGCCCGGGCGTTACGATACGCGGTGGACGCGGACTGGACGAACTCGGTCTACAGACATACTCGCTGTCGGACGTCGAGGAGGACGAAGATACCGAGGACCATCCGGGCAAGCGGTTCCAATCGTTCGGCTGCACGTACACGTACACCAACAGCACCGTACTGCATCCGGACGATGGTACGACGGCAGTCACATTCAGCTTGCCGCCTTCACAAATGTCCTCCCAGATGGCATCAGAGTGTCCAACACGACAACCGACCGCTCCTTCAACACCGCGCTCGAGTCTGTCGCGTCGCAATTCCTGTTCGACGTTCAGCGTTAACATGGGACTGGCGTCAATGTTGAACGAACGTGGCATTAAAGCGGTCACACCCAGTGCACTTAATACGCCCGCCGGGCCAAACTTTTCACCCACGGTGACACCCTGCAATAGTCCCGGTAAGACATAACTGATTCATATTAAGAAGAAAACCCTGTAATTATTTAAGAAGAATagattaataatataaaatattccttttaaCAGATGGCTCACCTACTCGTTCAATGTCACCGGAACCACCACTCCTGTCAGGTTTGTTAGCATCGACTGCTGATATCCTTCGCAAACGATTCTCCGCATCAACCAGTGTTGCCAGCGGTAGCGCTGCCCATGGTTCCGCAACCGATCCTGCCGATCGGCCATCGAGAATTATATCCCGCAATAAGGTCGCACTGTCCCGGCTAGAGAAGAAAGCGCTACGCTCAATTAAGATCATGGAGAAGGTGGAAAGTATCGGGCTGGAGAATATAATGCTACCACCCCAACATCCTCCAGGCATTAGTCCGCTTGCCCTGCACGGTACATCCGCGCTCTACACTGCGGCATCAACCGGCCGTGGTCGAAGCCCGATGGCACAACTAACCAGCCTAAAGCACCTacgcaagcagcagcaacaccaggACGATCTCGTAACAATCGATAAGGAAACGATCAAAGCCGTACTGACGAAGGGTCTATCGCACGATAGCCTTAAGAGTATGGCTTCATCGTCCGGTGCTAGTAGCGGTATCAGTACGGCCATGTCCTCCGATTCCGACAGCTCGTCCGTAGCAAGCTTTGAATCGGAACCTCGTACGAAGGAAACAATGGCCAGCTCGGGTGCTACGGCTTCACCAACGACAGCGGCACGACTGAAACAGATGCAGCGACAAAAATCACGCCGCAATCTACTGAACGGTGCTAACGGTGGATCGCAGCGGCCAGATCTGGGCACGGTGAACGGTTCCAACCGTCCCGGTGTACGACCCGACCTTGGTACAGTgggtaacaaacaaacagcaaagacGACCAGCAGTGGTAGCGGTAAAGACGGtcgcaaacagcaacaattaGCAGCCGCGCCATCAACGACGGTGGCATCACAAACGACGGCGAAGGAGGAAAGTCGTTCGCTTGGTCAAAGCGTGTACGGTACGATCAGTTCGTTGCTATTCGGACGCAAAGGTGGTTTGCTGTAATAGGACCGAACTGCCGCTAGAAAGTGAAAGCGATACAAGGACCAGAACAGATCCGATTGTAGTTGATTGGGTAGTTATATCCATTTCGATTCATCATGCCACAAAGTTTATCCACctttattaatttcttttttgtttcgcgtACCGTTTTAACAAACCGATTGTTTCCTATTTAAATAGTATCCACACGTAATTCTTAAGTTCACCTATTTCTACCATGTTTTAGTAGATCCCGTACATAAACATTACGCACacatatacaaaacaaaaatccttaACGAACATTAACTCTTGTTTTCACTCCATCAGTGCGCAGTTGTACAGACGCATTATTctactatttgttttttaaatgttcttGATGttgaagaacaaaagaaattcgGACTCCCAAACCCGCGTTAGCTGCCGTTATTTTCCCTCTACAAGATATAGTAAGCACGAAAAGAGCCAGCAAGCTTCATCGGAACTCTCTTATATACTGCCCCCTCCCCCATCATCGCTGTTGTTAGATAGAAATTTCAGTATTCTTAAATAAATTCATGGTGCTTTCGTTTGGTGGTGCTCCTGCAGAAGTGTATTAGCTCAGCTTCAAGTAGAATCAAACATTCCGGCGTGTCCAGTGAATATGATGCCACCGAGAACTGATACCGCCCGACGCGGTGGTATGTTTAGTGTACACAGAGTGCAAGCAAAACAATCTCTCTactttcagaaaaaaatgtgcctCTTTGTGAGCATGTTCCTTTAcaaaggaatttatttttcatacagaatgtttttttaaagcctTTTCTGCATATTATTATTACAACCATACAATAATTTGCTTCGGAGTAAGTTTGCTGCAATCCTTAAAACGCAACTACACTCCCAGTTCCTAGTCTTGATCAATGAGCTATATTCTACGCTCAAAATAAACCTGCAGTTTGAGATGTTGTTGGCGATGAATTATGGCTTTTCGTTGCTTACTTTAACAGTAGTAGTAATTAGGTGCGGGGGTCGGCATCACTAATACACACGGTGGCGCATCACTAATACTTATGGGCGGCACATGGTTCAGTAAAGCTTCGTTTTTTACACATCACAATTAGAATGTTTGGAAAAGAGTAACAAAACTGGCGTATATTAGATAAGCaagtcttttttcttttataatatctaaacatta
Proteins encoded in this window:
- the LOC125760592 gene encoding trafficking kinesin-binding protein milt isoform X5; this encodes MCIIKNSLCTEQYQSKLAASQCGARIPLSPNTQATIEKHLPGLPSKRLLMQQASKITEKRDVGCITEVCSTDDLPEVEIFSLLEEQIPRYKIRADTTTTFGGYENQDWFVQYPALPIPTEGLGLTTEQTREALNYFLLCGNRVSQMTRAYDDIDAVTRLLEEKEKDLELTVQIGKELLAQNTHLENRVAELEQELKTTNENRAQLSHELHQKIELIGILTNDADDTSENVTPTASKSINLELLQRKVKQLEDENKSLRTETAQLVKETDECEEQERRLMADIANQLTTANSEFDGLNLELERLKEENRLQHEQIISLTGRLAEAEIRLHQLTSENEEASSLLSITKENQNLLAGELAEFKLRYQEVLNLLQETQEQLRRQRKRSQPLARSSLIPGITGMPAAPDSLQSELMETSLYSEHSLDSGIDSVRGVGLGGGSMMGGLMSGSGAQQQLPGYRKVFETVRSASRANPNGFSDSFSQLGSMTMSSSSQPRMAPYVYPGLGGATGHASGNAGITTMTHSYKSGSSVYSTMYGGGSSLGGRSYSRESLTADSEDGYPGPAQTGIPGAPGAKDLEAALKRLTPAEVLARRAMLQHAPLGTYSYDEQPTGIPLGCRTPDSIMSTGSSGLSGLSSSATGSGNGQWRLPEKLQIVKPIEGSQTLHHWSRLATPTLSGLLEERPGVTIRGGRGLDELGLQTYSLSDVEEDEDTEDHPGKRFQSFGCTYTYTNSTVLHPDDGTTAVTFSLPPSQMSSQMASECPTRQPTAPSTPRSSLSRRNSCSTFSVNMGLASMLNERGIKAVTPSALNTPAGPNFSPTVTPCNSPDGSPTRSMSPEPPLLSGLLASTADILRKRFSASTSVASGSAAHGSATDPADRPSRIISRNKVALSRLEKKALRSIKIMEKVESIGLENIMLPPQHPPGISPLALHGTSALYTAASTGRGRSPMAQLTSLKHLRKQQQHQDDLVTIDKETIKAVLTKGLSHDSLKSMASSSGASSGISTAMSSDSDSSSVASFESEPRTKETMASSGATASPTTAARLKQMQRQKSRRNLLNGANGGSQRPDLGTVNGSNRPGVRPDLGTVGNKQTAKTTSSGSGKDGRKQQQLAAAPSTTVASQTTAKEESRSLGQSVYGTISSLLFGRKGGLL
- the LOC125760592 gene encoding trafficking kinesin-binding protein milt isoform X2, which encodes MDDDEVSPKSGADEMDKSSSTPSDFEVFEYEDIHEDTANGKHGQFPKNDSSSHPYHRRHGTNVSDEEDDACGTPLNLELAQLLTQGIVTKAKANFGISKNIETLERSTIELERENSCSDQEYVPTDSNSPRRAAALRTSSCCSTSYKRDPDLYLRRSDDVEADSFDDQHHSNEEDIDFVQLKHEQLHQRQQQDNDPSGQFEEEDEMVYETHTGCTPGSVGGSGFFRFTEPTTSYHSACGGYDSERMMFEVLCGNRVSQMTRAYDDIDAVTRLLEEKEKDLELTVQIGKELLAQNTHLENRVAELEQELKTTNENRAQLSHELHQKIELIGILTNDADDTSENVTPTASKSINLELLQRKVKQLEDENKSLRTETAQLVKETDECEEQERRLMADIANQLTTANSEFDGLNLELERLKEENRLQHEQIISLTGRLAEAEIRLHQLTSENEEASSLLSITKENQNLLAGELAEFKLRYQEVLNLLQETQEQLRRQRKRSQPLARSSLIPGITGMPAAPDSLQSELMETSLYSEHSLDSGIDSVRGVGLGGGSMMGGLMSGSGAQQQLPGYRKVFETVRSASRANPNGFSDSFSQLGSMTMSSSSQPRMAPYVYPGLGGATGHASGNAGITTMTHSYKSGSSVYSTMYGGGSSLGGRSYSRESLTADSEDGYPGPAQTGIPGAPGAKDLEAALKRLTPAEVLARRAMLQHAPLGTYSYDEQPTGIPLGCRTPDSIMSTGSSGLSGLSSSATGSGNGQWRLPEKLQIVKPIEGSQTLHHWSRLATPTLSGLLEERPGVTIRGGRGLDELGLQTYSLSDVEEDEDTEDHPGKRFQSFGCTYTYTNSTVLHPDDGTTAVTFSLPPSQMSSQMASECPTRQPTAPSTPRSSLSRRNSCSTFSVNMGLASMLNERGIKAVTPSALNTPAGPNFSPTVTPCNSPDGSPTRSMSPEPPLLSGLLASTADILRKRFSASTSVASGSAAHGSATDPADRPSRIISRNKVALSRLEKKALRSIKIMEKVESIGLENIMLPPQHPPGISPLALHGTSALYTAASTGRGRSPMAQLTSLKHLRKQQQHQDDLVTIDKETIKAVLTKGLSHDSLKSMASSSGASSGISTAMSSDSDSSSVASFESEPRTKETMASSGATASPTTAARLKQMQRQKSRRNLLNGANGGSQRPDLGTVNGSNRPGVRPDLGTVGNKQTAKTTSSGSGKDGRKQQQLAAAPSTTVASQTTAKEESRSLGQSVYGTISSLLFGRKGGLL
- the LOC125760592 gene encoding trafficking kinesin-binding protein milt isoform X7; the protein is MSLSKMEEVGLALGRAKVFQSISNMDYFITILCGNRVSQMTRAYDDIDAVTRLLEEKEKDLELTVQIGKELLAQNTHLENRVAELEQELKTTNENRAQLSHELHQKIELIGILTNDADDTSENVTPTASKSINLELLQRKVKQLEDENKSLRTETAQLVKETDECEEQERRLMADIANQLTTANSEFDGLNLELERLKEENRLQHEQIISLTGRLAEAEIRLHQLTSENEEASSLLSITKENQNLLAGELAEFKLRYQEVLNLLQETQEQLRRQRKRSQPLARSSLIPGITGMPAAPDSLQSELMETSLYSEHSLDSGIDSVRGVGLGGGSMMGGLMSGSGAQQQLPGYRKVFETVRSASRANPNGFSDSFSQLGSMTMSSSSQPRMAPYVYPGLGGATGHASGNAGITTMTHSYKSGSSVYSTMYGGGSSLGGRSYSRESLTADSEDGYPGPAQTGIPGAPGAKDLEAALKRLTPAEVLARRAMLQHAPLGTYSYDEQPTGIPLGCRTPDSIMSTGSSGLSGLSSSATGSGNGQWRLPEKLQIVKPIEGSQTLHHWSRLATPTLSGLLEERPGVTIRGGRGLDELGLQTYSLSDVEEDEDTEDHPGKRFQSFGCTYTYTNSTVLHPDDGTTAVTFSLPPSQMSSQMASECPTRQPTAPSTPRSSLSRRNSCSTFSVNMGLASMLNERGIKAVTPSALNTPAGPNFSPTVTPCNSPDGSPTRSMSPEPPLLSGLLASTADILRKRFSASTSVASGSAAHGSATDPADRPSRIISRNKVALSRLEKKALRSIKIMEKVESIGLENIMLPPQHPPGISPLALHGTSALYTAASTGRGRSPMAQLTSLKHLRKQQQHQDDLVTIDKETIKAVLTKGLSHDSLKSMASSSGASSGISTAMSSDSDSSSVASFESEPRTKETMASSGATASPTTAARLKQMQRQKSRRNLLNGANGGSQRPDLGTVNGSNRPGVRPDLGTVGNKQTAKTTSSGSGKDGRKQQQLAAAPSTTVASQTTAKEESRSLGQSVYGTISSLLFGRKGGLL
- the LOC125760592 gene encoding trafficking kinesin-binding protein milt isoform X1, producing MSTVPAVVDTTDSSVIRGSVAAAAFAVRNATVDEEEVYRKLFSNEAQWQDNAGEQNSKGFLNSTLIRECPGDVRSTSQAREANSLSSSLIGIGASDGDYKGGLLAEVDDAEPASISNRPSDSSRGFQNTFTVLERHLHSKHFQFRQLRRFLQYNESNQTPVFCNVPPSLNDSSNYLRSISEESGSSSTGISISSDADGTSPSQVRRASDSGAKAHFHNSSDEDDVHDRPSFLELELEASDRLRRLRERLGGSVPDLQRSSETVESPLVKALYGVSLESLAKNNTDRVHPDPSVFIEDEDKRSLSGEYPDYPYYVARGSNGLPYLKVVHNSSGTGTAGEKVLCGNRVSQMTRAYDDIDAVTRLLEEKEKDLELTVQIGKELLAQNTHLENRVAELEQELKTTNENRAQLSHELHQKIELIGILTNDADDTSENVTPTASKSINLELLQRKVKQLEDENKSLRTETAQLVKETDECEEQERRLMADIANQLTTANSEFDGLNLELERLKEENRLQHEQIISLTGRLAEAEIRLHQLTSENEEASSLLSITKENQNLLAGELAEFKLRYQEVLNLLQETQEQLRRQRKRSQPLARSSLIPGITGMPAAPDSLQSELMETSLYSEHSLDSGIDSVRGVGLGGGSMMGGLMSGSGAQQQLPGYRKVFETVRSASRANPNGFSDSFSQLGSMTMSSSSQPRMAPYVYPGLGGATGHASGNAGITTMTHSYKSGSSVYSTMYGGGSSLGGRSYSRESLTADSEDGYPGPAQTGIPGAPGAKDLEAALKRLTPAEVLARRAMLQHAPLGTYSYDEQPTGIPLGCRTPDSIMSTGSSGLSGLSSSATGSGNGQWRLPEKLQIVKPIEGSQTLHHWSRLATPTLSGLLEERPGVTIRGGRGLDELGLQTYSLSDVEEDEDTEDHPGKRFQSFGCTYTYTNSTVLHPDDGTTAVTFSLPPSQMSSQMASECPTRQPTAPSTPRSSLSRRNSCSTFSVNMGLASMLNERGIKAVTPSALNTPAGPNFSPTVTPCNSPDGSPTRSMSPEPPLLSGLLASTADILRKRFSASTSVASGSAAHGSATDPADRPSRIISRNKVALSRLEKKALRSIKIMEKVESIGLENIMLPPQHPPGISPLALHGTSALYTAASTGRGRSPMAQLTSLKHLRKQQQHQDDLVTIDKETIKAVLTKGLSHDSLKSMASSSGASSGISTAMSSDSDSSSVASFESEPRTKETMASSGATASPTTAARLKQMQRQKSRRNLLNGANGGSQRPDLGTVNGSNRPGVRPDLGTVGNKQTAKTTSSGSGKDGRKQQQLAAAPSTTVASQTTAKEESRSLGQSVYGTISSLLFGRKGGLL
- the LOC125760592 gene encoding trafficking kinesin-binding protein milt isoform X3, whose protein sequence is MLSRAVNVFRKKKSRKSSSLTVNDGEDHGTDTNASETETEPDDCSCRSEPMLPASISPSTTRLQDSSPASSTEYFQDGPDHRKENDWVTRRKKHPRKEAKESINDDDDVEHRSSSIASTLLSTIRRARSRSRSRSISSSVAADRSTPKLLPTSKSTLSSHRGGDGSGVASSALHGEEHIAPATVVSSVSFACDTKRHGGAREGLSEDHHNRSPTTLSTGNGGGLVGDVERRGEGKWQVLCGNRVSQMTRAYDDIDAVTRLLEEKEKDLELTVQIGKELLAQNTHLENRVAELEQELKTTNENRAQLSHELHQKIELIGILTNDADDTSENVTPTASKSINLELLQRKVKQLEDENKSLRTETAQLVKETDECEEQERRLMADIANQLTTANSEFDGLNLELERLKEENRLQHEQIISLTGRLAEAEIRLHQLTSENEEASSLLSITKENQNLLAGELAEFKLRYQEVLNLLQETQEQLRRQRKRSQPLARSSLIPGITGMPAAPDSLQSELMETSLYSEHSLDSGIDSVRGVGLGGGSMMGGLMSGSGAQQQLPGYRKVFETVRSASRANPNGFSDSFSQLGSMTMSSSSQPRMAPYVYPGLGGATGHASGNAGITTMTHSYKSGSSVYSTMYGGGSSLGGRSYSRESLTADSEDGYPGPAQTGIPGAPGAKDLEAALKRLTPAEVLARRAMLQHAPLGTYSYDEQPTGIPLGCRTPDSIMSTGSSGLSGLSSSATGSGNGQWRLPEKLQIVKPIEGSQTLHHWSRLATPTLSGLLEERPGVTIRGGRGLDELGLQTYSLSDVEEDEDTEDHPGKRFQSFGCTYTYTNSTVLHPDDGTTAVTFSLPPSQMSSQMASECPTRQPTAPSTPRSSLSRRNSCSTFSVNMGLASMLNERGIKAVTPSALNTPAGPNFSPTVTPCNSPDGSPTRSMSPEPPLLSGLLASTADILRKRFSASTSVASGSAAHGSATDPADRPSRIISRNKVALSRLEKKALRSIKIMEKVESIGLENIMLPPQHPPGISPLALHGTSALYTAASTGRGRSPMAQLTSLKHLRKQQQHQDDLVTIDKETIKAVLTKGLSHDSLKSMASSSGASSGISTAMSSDSDSSSVASFESEPRTKETMASSGATASPTTAARLKQMQRQKSRRNLLNGANGGSQRPDLGTVNGSNRPGVRPDLGTVGNKQTAKTTSSGSGKDGRKQQQLAAAPSTTVASQTTAKEESRSLGQSVYGTISSLLFGRKGGLL
- the LOC125760592 gene encoding trafficking kinesin-binding protein milt isoform X6; the protein is MQQASKITEKRDVGCITEVCSTDDLPEVEIFSLLEEQIPRYKIRADTTTTFGGYENQDWFVQYPALPIPTEGLGLTTEQTREALNYFLLCGNRVSQMTRAYDDIDAVTRLLEEKEKDLELTVQIGKELLAQNTHLENRVAELEQELKTTNENRAQLSHELHQKIELIGILTNDADDTSENVTPTASKSINLELLQRKVKQLEDENKSLRTETAQLVKETDECEEQERRLMADIANQLTTANSEFDGLNLELERLKEENRLQHEQIISLTGRLAEAEIRLHQLTSENEEASSLLSITKENQNLLAGELAEFKLRYQEVLNLLQETQEQLRRQRKRSQPLARSSLIPGITGMPAAPDSLQSELMETSLYSEHSLDSGIDSVRGVGLGGGSMMGGLMSGSGAQQQLPGYRKVFETVRSASRANPNGFSDSFSQLGSMTMSSSSQPRMAPYVYPGLGGATGHASGNAGITTMTHSYKSGSSVYSTMYGGGSSLGGRSYSRESLTADSEDGYPGPAQTGIPGAPGAKDLEAALKRLTPAEVLARRAMLQHAPLGTYSYDEQPTGIPLGCRTPDSIMSTGSSGLSGLSSSATGSGNGQWRLPEKLQIVKPIEGSQTLHHWSRLATPTLSGLLEERPGVTIRGGRGLDELGLQTYSLSDVEEDEDTEDHPGKRFQSFGCTYTYTNSTVLHPDDGTTAVTFSLPPSQMSSQMASECPTRQPTAPSTPRSSLSRRNSCSTFSVNMGLASMLNERGIKAVTPSALNTPAGPNFSPTVTPCNSPDGSPTRSMSPEPPLLSGLLASTADILRKRFSASTSVASGSAAHGSATDPADRPSRIISRNKVALSRLEKKALRSIKIMEKVESIGLENIMLPPQHPPGISPLALHGTSALYTAASTGRGRSPMAQLTSLKHLRKQQQHQDDLVTIDKETIKAVLTKGLSHDSLKSMASSSGASSGISTAMSSDSDSSSVASFESEPRTKETMASSGATASPTTAARLKQMQRQKSRRNLLNGANGGSQRPDLGTVNGSNRPGVRPDLGTVGNKQTAKTTSSGSGKDGRKQQQLAAAPSTTVASQTTAKEESRSLGQSVYGTISSLLFGRKGGLL
- the LOC125760592 gene encoding trafficking kinesin-binding protein milt isoform X4 translates to MLQSVNVYAYVKATICIGFFRERYTLNSSPLCEQYQSKLAASQCGARIPLSPNTQATIEKHLPGLPSKRLLMQQASKITEKRDVGCITEVCSTDDLPEVEIFSLLEEQIPRYKIRADTTTTFGGYENQDWFVQYPALPIPTEGLGLTTEQTREALNYFLLCGNRVSQMTRAYDDIDAVTRLLEEKEKDLELTVQIGKELLAQNTHLENRVAELEQELKTTNENRAQLSHELHQKIELIGILTNDADDTSENVTPTASKSINLELLQRKVKQLEDENKSLRTETAQLVKETDECEEQERRLMADIANQLTTANSEFDGLNLELERLKEENRLQHEQIISLTGRLAEAEIRLHQLTSENEEASSLLSITKENQNLLAGELAEFKLRYQEVLNLLQETQEQLRRQRKRSQPLARSSLIPGITGMPAAPDSLQSELMETSLYSEHSLDSGIDSVRGVGLGGGSMMGGLMSGSGAQQQLPGYRKVFETVRSASRANPNGFSDSFSQLGSMTMSSSSQPRMAPYVYPGLGGATGHASGNAGITTMTHSYKSGSSVYSTMYGGGSSLGGRSYSRESLTADSEDGYPGPAQTGIPGAPGAKDLEAALKRLTPAEVLARRAMLQHAPLGTYSYDEQPTGIPLGCRTPDSIMSTGSSGLSGLSSSATGSGNGQWRLPEKLQIVKPIEGSQTLHHWSRLATPTLSGLLEERPGVTIRGGRGLDELGLQTYSLSDVEEDEDTEDHPGKRFQSFGCTYTYTNSTVLHPDDGTTAVTFSLPPSQMSSQMASECPTRQPTAPSTPRSSLSRRNSCSTFSVNMGLASMLNERGIKAVTPSALNTPAGPNFSPTVTPCNSPDGSPTRSMSPEPPLLSGLLASTADILRKRFSASTSVASGSAAHGSATDPADRPSRIISRNKVALSRLEKKALRSIKIMEKVESIGLENIMLPPQHPPGISPLALHGTSALYTAASTGRGRSPMAQLTSLKHLRKQQQHQDDLVTIDKETIKAVLTKGLSHDSLKSMASSSGASSGISTAMSSDSDSSSVASFESEPRTKETMASSGATASPTTAARLKQMQRQKSRRNLLNGANGGSQRPDLGTVNGSNRPGVRPDLGTVGNKQTAKTTSSGSGKDGRKQQQLAAAPSTTVASQTTAKEESRSLGQSVYGTISSLLFGRKGGLL